A genomic stretch from Pseudomonas alkylphenolica includes:
- the hexR gene encoding DNA-binding transcriptional regulator HexR — translation MRNLLEQIQGRLEELNKAERKVAEVILLNPQQATRFSIAALAQAAKVSEPTVNRFCRSFGVSGYPELKLQLAQSLASGAAYVSRAVEADDDPASYTQKIFGSAIASLDSACQQLDPQLISRAVDMLIQARQIHFFGLGASAPVALDAQHKFFRFNLAVSAHADVLMQRMLASVAHTGELFVIISYTGRTRELVEVARLARENGASVLGLTAADSPLAKASSLSLNIPLPEDTDIYMPMTSRIIQLTVLDVLATGMTLRRGVDFQPHLRKIKESLNASRYPIDDELN, via the coding sequence GTGCGAAACCTCCTGGAGCAGATCCAGGGCCGCCTCGAAGAGCTGAACAAGGCTGAGCGCAAAGTCGCCGAAGTCATCCTGCTCAACCCTCAGCAAGCCACCCGCTTCAGCATTGCCGCCCTGGCCCAGGCGGCCAAGGTCAGCGAACCGACGGTGAACCGCTTCTGCCGTTCGTTCGGCGTCAGTGGCTACCCCGAGCTCAAACTGCAGCTGGCGCAGAGCCTGGCCAGCGGCGCCGCTTACGTCAGCCGGGCGGTTGAAGCCGATGATGATCCGGCGTCCTACACCCAGAAGATCTTCGGCAGCGCCATCGCCTCGCTGGACAGTGCCTGCCAGCAACTCGACCCGCAACTGATCAGCCGCGCCGTCGACATGCTGATCCAGGCCCGGCAGATCCACTTCTTCGGCCTCGGCGCCTCGGCACCGGTGGCGCTGGATGCCCAGCACAAGTTCTTCCGCTTCAACCTGGCCGTCTCGGCCCACGCCGATGTCCTGATGCAGCGCATGCTGGCCTCGGTCGCCCACACCGGCGAGCTGTTCGTCATCATCTCCTACACCGGACGTACCCGCGAGCTGGTCGAAGTCGCGCGCCTGGCCCGGGAAAACGGCGCCTCGGTACTCGGCCTGACCGCTGCCGATTCGCCCCTGGCCAAGGCCAGCAGCCTGAGCTTGAACATACCGCTGCCAGAAGACACCGATATTTACATGCCGATGACCTCGCGGATCATTCAGCTGACGGTGCTCGACGTGTTGGCCACCGGCATGACCTTGCGCCGCGGCGTGGACTTCCAGCCACACCTGCGCAAGATCAAGGAGAGCCTCAACGCCAGCCGCTACCCGATCGACGACGAGCTCAACTAA
- a CDS encoding D-hexose-6-phosphate mutarotase — MPEHPLQRFFTSQRPRPTFEWERYQQRDVLIIDHPRCQAVFSRQGAQLLHFQPTGERPWLWCAAQWPQVGAIRGGVPVCWPWYGRHPSEDMWPAHGWARLLDWKLIDSSEDEEGVTLKWRLQLCDWQVDLLARLGKRMELELSTEHQDSQPCQLSHALLAYWRISDVSEIALSGLENIEGYDRLNRQACRQKGALKVHGGCQRVFPNAATVQLHDPAWQRQLSIDTGDSEDTIVWHPGSRPLMGVSSTETLGFVCVEAASGSSDSLSLAPGEQAHLRLQAQLLS, encoded by the coding sequence ATGCCCGAGCACCCGCTACAACGCTTCTTCACCTCGCAGAGGCCGCGACCGACCTTTGAGTGGGAGCGTTATCAGCAGCGCGATGTGCTGATCATCGATCATCCCCGGTGCCAGGCCGTATTCAGCCGCCAGGGTGCACAGTTGCTGCACTTCCAGCCCACGGGCGAACGCCCTTGGCTATGGTGCGCGGCGCAGTGGCCACAAGTCGGTGCCATCCGCGGCGGTGTGCCGGTGTGCTGGCCCTGGTACGGTCGCCATCCCAGCGAAGACATGTGGCCGGCTCACGGCTGGGCACGCTTGCTCGACTGGAAGCTGATCGACAGCAGTGAAGATGAAGAGGGTGTGACCCTCAAATGGCGTTTGCAACTGTGCGACTGGCAGGTCGACCTGTTGGCCAGGTTGGGCAAGCGCATGGAGCTTGAGCTCAGTACCGAACACCAGGACAGCCAGCCTTGTCAGCTGAGTCATGCTCTGCTGGCCTATTGGCGTATTAGTGACGTTTCTGAGATAGCGCTATCTGGGCTAGAAAACATTGAGGGTTACGACCGTTTGAACCGTCAGGCCTGCCGTCAGAAGGGCGCCTTGAAGGTGCATGGCGGCTGTCAGCGGGTGTTCCCCAATGCGGCGACCGTGCAACTGCACGATCCGGCCTGGCAACGACAGCTGAGCATCGATACCGGTGACAGCGAGGACACCATCGTCTGGCACCCGGGCAGTCGCCCGTTGATGGGCGTCAGCAGCACTGAAACCCTGGGCTTCGTCTGTGTCGAGGCGGCCAGTGGCAGCAGTGACAGCCTGAGCCTGGCGCCGGGTGAACAGGCACACCTGCGCTTGCAGGCACAGCTGCTTAGTTGA